Proteins encoded within one genomic window of uncultured Draconibacterium sp.:
- a CDS encoding MATE family efflux transporter — MSRSENNKRIAKNTLMLYFRMLLTMGVSLFTVRVVLDTLGTVDYGLYNVVGGIVTMFAFLSGTMASASQRFFAFELGRRNYDQLKKTFSMTMTIYAIIAVIILLLAETVGLWFMNNKMTIPPERMEAARWVYQFSILSFMMTMFTVPYNAAIIAHERMKVYAYVSIIEVSLKLLIVYLLLVFSYDKLKLYAVLMFAVTTFTTLIYRTYTQRKFSECSYSFYWDTVLFKEIVTYSGWNLFGALAGIFNNQGVNIVLNIFFGPVVNAARGVAFQVNSAINQFVQNFMTATRPQIIKYYAANEKQQMLKLVFQSSKFSFFLLFILSMPVLLETKFIFTLWLKEVPEYTVIFTQLIIIAALIDSLSYPLMTAAQATGRIKKYQSVVGGVMILNLPISYIFLKIGYPPETVFILAIANSTVCLGLRLLLLKSMVGLPVRGFLTHVISRILISGILSYIIPFFLVNNLNEGFIRFLITTTVSITTALLAIYTIGLGSDEKKYLVQIIRNIKSKINA; from the coding sequence ATGTCTCGTTCCGAAAACAATAAAAGAATAGCTAAAAACACCCTCATGCTCTACTTCAGGATGCTCCTTACCATGGGTGTAAGCCTCTTTACGGTACGAGTTGTGCTAGATACCCTGGGGACAGTAGACTATGGACTCTACAACGTTGTAGGCGGAATTGTTACCATGTTTGCGTTTTTAAGCGGCACCATGGCTTCTGCCTCCCAGCGTTTCTTTGCCTTTGAACTGGGGCGGAGAAACTACGACCAGCTAAAGAAAACCTTTAGCATGACTATGACCATTTACGCCATTATTGCGGTGATCATTCTCTTGCTGGCAGAAACCGTTGGTCTTTGGTTCATGAACAACAAAATGACCATTCCTCCCGAGCGTATGGAAGCCGCCCGATGGGTGTACCAGTTTTCTATCCTCTCGTTTATGATGACCATGTTTACCGTACCCTACAACGCTGCCATAATTGCCCACGAGCGCATGAAGGTATATGCCTATGTTAGCATTATAGAGGTAAGCTTGAAGCTACTGATCGTGTACCTGCTACTGGTGTTTTCCTACGACAAGCTAAAACTCTATGCCGTTTTAATGTTTGCCGTTACAACCTTTACAACCCTTATTTACCGCACCTATACCCAACGAAAATTCAGCGAATGCAGTTACTCGTTTTATTGGGACACTGTACTTTTTAAAGAAATTGTAACATACTCCGGGTGGAACTTATTTGGAGCTTTAGCTGGAATATTCAATAACCAGGGAGTAAACATTGTGCTTAACATTTTCTTTGGGCCTGTTGTAAACGCTGCACGGGGAGTTGCTTTTCAGGTGAACAGCGCCATCAACCAGTTTGTACAGAATTTTATGACAGCCACCCGTCCTCAGATCATAAAATATTATGCGGCCAACGAAAAACAACAAATGCTGAAACTGGTTTTTCAAAGTTCAAAATTCTCTTTTTTCCTTTTGTTTATTCTTTCTATGCCGGTATTACTCGAAACCAAATTTATCTTCACACTTTGGTTAAAAGAAGTACCTGAATATACAGTAATTTTTACACAATTAATTATAATTGCAGCCCTTATCGATTCCCTTTCCTATCCTTTAATGACAGCGGCTCAGGCTACAGGTAGAATAAAGAAATATCAATCGGTTGTTGGAGGAGTAATGATTCTGAACCTGCCTATTTCCTATATCTTTTTAAAAATAGGATATCCACCCGAGACTGTTTTCATTCTAGCAATCGCCAACTCAACTGTATGCCTTGGACTACGTTTGCTTTTGTTAAAATCAATGGTTGGATTACCAGTTCGGGGATTTCTAACTCATGTAATTTCACGTATTCTCATTTCAGGAATACTCTCGTATATTATCCCATTTTTTTTAGTCAACAACTTAAACGAAGGCTTTATTCGCTTTCTAATAACCACAACAGTATCAATTACTACAGCGCTGTTAGCTATTTACACTATAGGCTTGGGTAGTGATGAAAAAAAATATCTGGTTCAAATAATAAGAAACATAAAATCAAAAATCAATGCTTAA
- a CDS encoding Wzz/FepE/Etk N-terminal domain-containing protein: protein MTEDINKNNQAEEDEIDLIALVKTLWDNRKFIIITVTIFMVLGVAVALLTPKEYTASTTVVPQISDASTKLGGLSSLAAMAGFNINDMTGGNTQLSPMVYPQILNSVPFQLELMNTPFHFPGRKDSISIYTYYTEEKETGFLEGLKKYTIGLPGVIIKAIKGDTQSVTNDQSTNGYIILTEEQDKIREMLSEKVKLDVNDKDGFLTLSASTLDAELAAQVTQKALLLLQRYITTYKIEKASAQLNFIEERYNDNKAEFETAQAALAEFRDKNKNVTSALARTQEERLQSDYQLSFDVYSGLAQQLEQARIQVKEDTPVFSVLKPVTVPLEDNTSGLTILIIFIFLGAVFSICWIFGKEFLNTLKKEWNKE, encoded by the coding sequence ATGACAGAAGATATAAACAAAAATAATCAAGCTGAAGAGGATGAGATCGACCTCATTGCCCTGGTCAAGACCCTTTGGGACAACCGTAAATTTATAATTATAACGGTAACCATCTTTATGGTTCTGGGGGTTGCTGTAGCCCTGCTAACTCCCAAAGAATATACCGCCTCCACCACGGTGGTACCACAAATCAGTGATGCCTCAACGAAACTTGGGGGCTTATCTTCCCTGGCAGCTATGGCAGGGTTTAATATCAACGACATGACTGGAGGAAATACTCAACTCTCTCCTATGGTCTATCCACAAATTCTAAATAGCGTGCCTTTCCAGCTGGAACTCATGAATACCCCCTTCCATTTTCCCGGAAGGAAAGACTCCATCAGTATCTATACCTATTACACGGAAGAAAAAGAAACTGGATTTTTGGAAGGGTTAAAAAAATATACGATTGGACTCCCCGGAGTAATTATAAAAGCCATTAAAGGTGATACTCAATCAGTGACTAATGACCAATCAACTAATGGCTATATCATCCTAACAGAGGAACAGGATAAAATCAGGGAAATGTTAAGTGAAAAGGTTAAGCTTGACGTTAACGACAAAGACGGTTTTCTTACGCTTTCAGCCAGTACACTTGATGCGGAGCTGGCCGCCCAGGTTACTCAAAAAGCATTACTGCTATTACAACGATACATCACCACCTATAAAATAGAAAAAGCATCAGCTCAATTGAATTTTATTGAAGAACGTTACAATGACAACAAAGCAGAGTTCGAAACTGCCCAGGCAGCTTTGGCCGAATTTCGCGATAAAAACAAAAATGTGACCTCTGCCCTTGCCCGTACCCAGGAAGAGCGCCTGCAAAGCGATTACCAGCTGTCTTTTGATGTGTATTCGGGTTTAGCCCAGCAATTAGAACAAGCACGTATTCAGGTGAAAGAAGATACTCCTGTTTTTTCTGTGCTAAAACCGGTAACCGTACCGTTGGAAGATAATACTAGTGGATTAACAATCTTGATTATCTTTATTTTTTTGGGTGCGGTGTTCTCCATCTGCTGGATTTTTGGAAAGGAATTTCTTAATACATTAAAAAAAGAATGGAATAAAGAATGA
- a CDS encoding SLBB domain-containing protein, with amino-acid sequence MKYLLKTMLTVFFCSALLLTTQAQTQTQDVKNVDVNSLPQSEIDRAKKAMQDAGLTEEQAIQLARQRGATEQQIMEMRQRLSEQDTAQQNMYNLYEEPEILPEDQEDSYLSQRKVEFKEDLEVFGAYLFNNENLTFEPIVNIQTPKNYEIGIGDQLLIQVWGNSQNNYQLRVNNNGQIVIPDLGPVYVAGMSFDEAEKKIIKNLTAIYADMGGDNPGTFAQLDMGQLRSIRVNLLGEVVTPGTYTLPVTATVFNGLYLSGGPNEIGSFRNIKVIRDNKVEKVVDIYNLLVNADPSDNITLKDGDIIFVPPVEKHVVVNGEFKRNGIFEMKDSEMLNDLVRFAGGFNPGAFLGNTQIVRQAQQGQQIIDVPYDQLNTTPLVKGDSIRNALITDRFENRVSIEGAVYHPGEYEWTEGLTLAQLIEKADKLLPEAFKGRGLITRYNSDRTTSAIAFDVEDISTGKQNILLQADDEVLIKTHFDLKEQPYITVNGEVIEPGPFNWSENMTLGDAIFLAGGLTEGADSTFIEIARRLSYHDASILSDTIGHVIIANISRGLQLGKNDAEMKLRPWDQVSVRTAPNFRQNETVIISGEVIYAGAYAITYKQMRISDLVQMAGGYTPKAYLQGATLERFSDELGSERVAINLQNILNDPKSEKDLLLKNSDRLNIPEFMQTVKIIGSVQNPFSITFEAGKNAKYYINRTGGFQAQANKKKTYVQYPNGETAVTKGFIFKRYPKVTPGSLVVVPEKVEKERQQGLWFAIASTMSSMAVAIAAVARAW; translated from the coding sequence ATGAAGTACTTACTTAAAACAATGTTAACTGTATTCTTTTGCTCTGCACTGCTGCTGACTACACAGGCACAGACGCAGACGCAGGATGTAAAGAACGTTGATGTTAATTCATTGCCTCAATCTGAGATCGACAGAGCCAAAAAGGCCATGCAGGATGCCGGTTTAACGGAAGAACAAGCGATACAATTGGCCCGTCAGCGGGGAGCTACTGAGCAGCAAATCATGGAAATGCGACAACGTTTAAGCGAACAGGACACCGCGCAACAAAACATGTACAACCTCTATGAAGAGCCGGAAATATTACCTGAAGATCAAGAGGACTCATACCTCTCACAAAGGAAAGTTGAATTCAAGGAGGATCTGGAAGTCTTTGGAGCTTATCTGTTTAACAACGAAAACCTTACTTTTGAACCTATTGTAAACATACAAACACCAAAAAATTACGAAATAGGAATTGGCGACCAGTTGCTCATTCAGGTTTGGGGCAACTCGCAAAACAACTACCAGCTAAGAGTAAATAATAACGGGCAGATCGTTATCCCCGACCTGGGGCCGGTTTATGTAGCAGGTATGTCATTTGACGAGGCTGAAAAGAAGATCATCAAAAACCTCACAGCAATTTATGCCGATATGGGAGGTGACAATCCCGGCACCTTTGCCCAGTTAGATATGGGGCAATTACGCTCCATCCGTGTAAACCTGCTGGGTGAAGTGGTAACTCCCGGGACCTATACTTTGCCCGTAACAGCCACTGTCTTTAATGGCTTATACCTTTCAGGTGGCCCCAACGAAATTGGCTCGTTCCGAAATATAAAAGTCATTCGCGACAACAAAGTAGAGAAAGTTGTCGATATCTATAACCTATTGGTAAATGCCGATCCATCCGACAACATTACTTTAAAAGACGGTGATATTATCTTTGTTCCTCCGGTAGAGAAACATGTAGTGGTGAATGGCGAATTTAAACGCAACGGTATTTTCGAGATGAAAGACAGCGAAATGTTAAACGACCTGGTACGTTTTGCCGGAGGTTTTAACCCGGGAGCTTTTCTTGGAAATACCCAAATAGTTCGGCAAGCACAGCAAGGACAACAGATCATTGATGTGCCCTATGACCAACTGAACACCACTCCGCTGGTAAAAGGTGATTCCATAAGAAATGCCCTGATAACCGACCGCTTCGAAAACCGGGTAAGCATAGAAGGTGCCGTGTACCATCCGGGAGAATACGAATGGACCGAAGGGCTTACACTTGCACAGTTAATAGAAAAAGCCGACAAGCTGTTGCCCGAAGCATTTAAAGGCCGGGGATTGATCACCCGCTACAACAGCGACCGCACTACTTCTGCCATCGCTTTTGATGTAGAGGATATCAGCACCGGGAAACAGAATATATTACTGCAAGCCGACGACGAAGTGCTCATCAAAACACATTTCGATTTAAAAGAACAACCTTATATTACCGTTAACGGCGAAGTGATTGAACCCGGTCCTTTCAACTGGTCGGAAAACATGACACTTGGCGACGCTATTTTCCTGGCCGGTGGCCTTACGGAAGGTGCCGACAGTACGTTTATTGAAATTGCCCGCCGGTTGAGCTACCACGATGCTTCCATACTCTCCGATACTATCGGGCATGTGATCATCGCCAATATCTCACGCGGATTACAACTGGGAAAAAACGATGCGGAGATGAAATTACGCCCCTGGGATCAGGTATCGGTTCGTACGGCTCCCAATTTCCGTCAAAACGAAACGGTAATTATTTCGGGGGAAGTAATCTACGCAGGAGCTTATGCCATTACCTACAAACAGATGCGTATTTCCGACCTGGTGCAAATGGCCGGTGGATACACGCCTAAAGCCTACCTTCAGGGGGCCACACTCGAACGTTTTTCCGATGAACTGGGCTCTGAACGGGTGGCTATTAACCTGCAAAATATTCTTAACGATCCGAAGAGTGAGAAAGACCTGTTATTAAAAAACAGCGACCGCCTCAATATCCCGGAATTTATGCAAACCGTTAAAATTATCGGAAGTGTACAAAACCCCTTCTCCATTACCTTCGAAGCAGGGAAAAATGCCAAATATTATATTAACCGTACCGGAGGGTTTCAGGCTCAAGCCAATAAGAAAAAAACCTATGTACAATACCCCAATGGCGAAACGGCAGTTACCAAAGGATTTATTTTTAAACGTTACCCTAAAGTTACACCGGGAAGCTTAGTGGTAGTTCCCGAAAAGGTGGAGAAAGAACGTCAGCAAGGACTTTGGTTCGCCATCGCCTCCACCATGTCATCAATGGCCGTAGCCATTGCAGCTGTCGCAAGAGCATGGTAG
- the tnpA gene encoding IS200/IS605 family transposase has protein sequence MSNFKKSSHVIYRCTYHIVWTPKYRYRILEGLVKDQLSRDIPMLLEWKDCQLDEINIQADHIHLIVSVPPKLSISKLMGVLKGKTAIKIFKSYPQLKVKPYWGNHFWSRGYCVDTIGLDEEKIKKYVKYQEDQERLEEQQRLNFGPL, from the coding sequence ATGAGTAATTTCAAGAAATCAAGTCATGTCATTTATCGGTGTACGTATCATATCGTTTGGACACCAAAATATCGCTACCGTATTCTTGAAGGTCTAGTCAAAGATCAATTGAGTCGAGACATCCCGATGTTGCTTGAATGGAAAGATTGCCAGTTGGATGAAATAAATATTCAAGCAGATCATATCCATTTGATAGTTAGTGTTCCTCCAAAACTCTCAATATCAAAACTCATGGGAGTTTTGAAAGGAAAGACCGCTATCAAAATATTCAAGAGTTATCCTCAGTTAAAGGTAAAACCCTATTGGGGCAATCACTTTTGGTCACGAGGATACTGTGTGGACACAATTGGCCTTGATGAAGAAAAGATCAAGAAATATGTCAAATATCAAGAAGATCAAGAACGTCTCGAAGAGCAACAACGGCTCAACTTTGGCCCCTTATAG
- a CDS encoding ArsR family transcriptional regulator has product MIESLITNKTRLKLLLKFFLNKETTSYLRNLEQEFGESSNAIRLELNRLEQADLLISNFNGNRKYFRANDNHPLYSEINSILQKTVGLDTVIDKILKNVGDLNEAYLIGDLAIGKASGIIDLLLVGDDIDTRFVVALVSKAEKLVDKKIRYLVISEKEKADYLQKQNALHIWSRE; this is encoded by the coding sequence ATGATAGAATCTTTAATCACAAACAAAACCAGGCTAAAACTTTTACTCAAGTTTTTTCTGAATAAGGAAACCACCAGCTACCTCAGAAATCTTGAACAGGAGTTCGGTGAATCTTCAAATGCTATACGTTTGGAACTAAACAGGCTGGAGCAAGCTGATTTACTGATATCGAATTTTAATGGAAACCGAAAATATTTCCGGGCCAACGACAACCACCCGCTTTACAGTGAAATCAATAGCATTTTACAAAAGACTGTGGGGCTGGATACGGTTATTGATAAAATACTGAAAAATGTAGGCGACCTTAACGAGGCTTATCTTATCGGCGATCTGGCCATAGGTAAAGCATCGGGCATTATCGACCTGCTGTTGGTGGGCGACGACATTGATACCCGCTTTGTGGTTGCCCTAGTGTCGAAAGCCGAAAAACTGGTAGATAAAAAAATTCGCTACCTTGTTATTTCTGAAAAGGAAAAAGCCGATTACCTGCAAAAACAAAATGCCTTACACATTTGGTCGAGAGAATAA
- a CDS encoding UpxY family transcription antiterminator, translating into MTMQTRKQWHVVYTRSRAEKKVLLELIASDIECFLPLQKQLRQWKDRKKWVETPLIPGYCFVNITRKEYDMVLQLANVVSYITFERKAAIVSQQEIDAIRTLLQQFDFEVDVTMENFAPGKVVEVIEGPMVGLKGELVECRGKNKFVLRIEQINTSFLVEIPAAYLSAVPETVI; encoded by the coding sequence ATGACCATGCAGACCCGGAAACAATGGCATGTAGTATATACCCGATCGAGGGCTGAGAAGAAAGTTCTTCTGGAACTTATAGCCAGTGACATAGAATGCTTCCTACCTCTACAGAAGCAGCTCCGCCAATGGAAAGACCGTAAAAAATGGGTAGAAACACCACTCATCCCCGGTTATTGTTTTGTAAACATCACCCGAAAAGAATATGATATGGTTTTGCAGCTGGCAAATGTGGTAAGCTACATCACTTTCGAGCGTAAAGCAGCCATCGTTAGCCAACAGGAAATTGATGCCATACGCACCCTGCTTCAGCAATTTGATTTTGAAGTGGATGTTACTATGGAAAATTTTGCACCGGGCAAAGTAGTTGAAGTGATCGAGGGGCCAATGGTTGGCCTAAAAGGAGAACTGGTAGAATGCAGAGGCAAGAATAAATTCGTTTTGCGCATTGAACAAATCAACACTTCCTTTTTGGTGGAAATCCCGGCCGCATACCTTAGTGCGGTGCCTGAAACTGTGATCTAA
- a CDS encoding phosphatase PAP2 family protein, whose product MQNHSTLIANILVAALLLFSIQSIASDKKKPERISLLTTETIPSYAFHNDSIHRIDFRYADKKRGFKPFIAPSILIAGGTILHFSDWKYDIDQWRWEHFNYTGNLDDYLRFAPIAAVYSLNAFGIEGKNNIGNQTVILGKSMILTTIFTKSLKNILDVERPTGEPQSMPSGHTAIVFAAAQWMHREYSEISPWYSVGAYACATTVGIMRISKGSHWASDVMVGAGVGIISTELIYLTHQYKWDREHLKNLDIFPWKTGRQKGLALMYTF is encoded by the coding sequence GTGCAAAATCATTCAACACTCATAGCAAATATTCTGGTAGCAGCATTGCTACTATTCTCAATACAGAGTATAGCGTCCGACAAGAAAAAACCGGAACGGATTTCCTTGCTGACCACAGAGACAATTCCAAGCTACGCTTTTCACAACGATTCCATCCACCGAATAGATTTTCGTTATGCTGACAAAAAACGTGGATTTAAGCCTTTTATAGCTCCTTCGATTCTAATCGCCGGTGGGACGATCCTGCATTTTTCCGATTGGAAATACGATATTGACCAGTGGCGCTGGGAACATTTTAATTACACGGGCAACCTGGACGACTATCTTCGTTTTGCACCAATTGCCGCAGTTTATTCCTTAAACGCCTTTGGAATAGAAGGGAAAAACAATATTGGGAACCAAACTGTCATATTGGGCAAAAGCATGATACTGACTACCATTTTCACAAAAAGCCTAAAGAACATATTGGATGTAGAACGTCCAACAGGCGAACCTCAGTCTATGCCTTCAGGGCATACAGCCATTGTTTTTGCAGCAGCCCAATGGATGCACCGCGAATATAGCGAGATAAGCCCATGGTACAGCGTAGGTGCCTATGCCTGTGCAACCACCGTAGGGATCATGCGTATTTCCAAAGGCAGCCATTGGGCTTCTGATGTTATGGTCGGTGCCGGAGTAGGAATAATCTCCACCGAACTAATCTACCTCACCCACCAATATAAATGGGATCGTGAACACCTCAAAAACCTCGATATTTTTCCGTGGAAAACCGGCCGTCAGAAAGGACTTGCCTTAATGTACACGTTTTAG
- the argF gene encoding ornithine carbamoyltransferase — MTNNLKNRNFLKLLDFTPNEINELLDLAASLKKAKYEGSEKPLLTGKNIALIFEKASTRTRCAFEVAAYDQGAQVTYLGPSGSQIGQKETMKDTARVLGKMYDGIEYRGFGQGIVEELGEFAGVPVWNGLTNEFHPTQILADFLTMKEHSNKPLSEVKFCYLGDARNNMGNSLMVGAAKLGMDFRAAAPKACQPSEELQAKCREIAVQTGGKITITEDVATAVKDCDFLYTDVWVSMGEPDEVWQERIKLLLPYQVNKKAMKLTGNPDVKFLHCLPAFHNRDTKIGEQIYQKFGLEAMEVTEEVFESKASLVFDEAENRMHTIKAVMVATLA; from the coding sequence ATGACCAATAATTTAAAAAACAGAAACTTCCTCAAACTACTGGATTTTACTCCTAACGAAATAAATGAACTGCTCGATTTAGCGGCAAGTTTAAAAAAGGCAAAATACGAAGGCTCTGAAAAACCTTTGCTAACCGGGAAAAACATAGCGCTGATTTTTGAAAAAGCCTCTACCCGCACCCGCTGCGCTTTTGAAGTCGCCGCCTACGATCAGGGAGCTCAGGTTACTTATCTTGGCCCTTCGGGATCGCAAATTGGCCAGAAAGAAACAATGAAAGACACAGCCCGTGTGCTGGGAAAAATGTACGATGGAATTGAATACCGTGGTTTTGGACAAGGTATTGTGGAAGAATTAGGTGAATTTGCCGGTGTTCCGGTTTGGAATGGCCTCACCAATGAATTTCACCCAACTCAGATTCTGGCTGATTTTCTGACTATGAAGGAACACAGCAACAAACCGTTGTCTGAAGTCAAATTCTGCTACCTGGGCGATGCACGAAATAACATGGGCAACTCGCTAATGGTTGGTGCGGCTAAACTAGGAATGGATTTTAGAGCCGCAGCACCAAAGGCCTGCCAGCCTTCTGAGGAATTGCAGGCCAAATGCCGCGAAATAGCCGTTCAAACTGGTGGTAAAATTACGATTACCGAGGATGTAGCCACAGCCGTTAAAGACTGCGATTTTCTGTACACCGACGTTTGGGTATCGATGGGAGAACCAGATGAAGTATGGCAGGAACGCATAAAACTGCTGCTCCCCTACCAGGTAAACAAAAAAGCGATGAAACTCACCGGCAATCCAGATGTAAAATTCCTGCACTGCCTCCCCGCTTTCCATAATCGGGATACAAAAATTGGCGAGCAGATCTATCAAAAATTCGGTTTGGAAGCCATGGAAGTCACCGAAGAAGTTTTTGAAAGCAAAGCATCGCTGGTATTCGATGAAGCTGAAAACCGCATGCACACTATAAAAGCCGTTATGGTCGCCACACTGGCTTAA
- a CDS encoding carbamate kinase, which produces MKRRAVVALGGNAILRDNEEGTIVQQEKNVTDTLENLVPLLREGYELVLTHGNGPQVGNILMRNDAGEQLYGIAPMPLNICVADSQGGIGFMIERMMRNVLNKNGIDKNVISMVTLVEIDANDPAFQNPSKRIGKAYNKTEADQLAEQKGWEFKSTSKSKDGYRRVVPSPAPVDIVNKEIIRQLLENGNIVIAAGGGGIPVYFDENNDVRTLDAVIDKDMASGMLATNINANELYILTDVPFIYKDFGQETQQKLEFLNYSDTLKHLENGTFAEGTMEPKIKACLNFIKNGGSKSIITEATKLADKSYGSKITMEYEKRECEN; this is translated from the coding sequence ATGAAAAGACGAGCTGTTGTTGCTTTGGGCGGAAACGCCATTCTGCGCGATAACGAAGAAGGAACCATCGTTCAGCAGGAAAAAAATGTAACCGATACACTTGAAAACCTGGTACCTTTGCTCCGCGAAGGTTACGAACTGGTACTGACACACGGCAACGGGCCGCAGGTAGGCAATATATTAATGCGTAACGACGCCGGCGAACAATTGTATGGAATTGCTCCCATGCCACTAAATATTTGCGTAGCCGACTCACAGGGTGGTATTGGTTTTATGATCGAACGGATGATGCGCAACGTGCTCAACAAAAACGGCATCGATAAAAACGTCATTTCAATGGTTACGCTGGTTGAAATCGATGCCAATGATCCGGCATTTCAAAATCCATCGAAACGAATTGGAAAAGCCTACAACAAAACAGAAGCAGACCAACTGGCCGAACAAAAAGGATGGGAGTTTAAATCCACATCGAAAAGTAAAGATGGCTACCGGCGGGTCGTCCCCTCGCCTGCACCCGTTGACATTGTGAATAAAGAGATCATTCGGCAATTGCTGGAGAACGGCAATATTGTTATTGCTGCCGGCGGTGGTGGCATTCCGGTTTATTTTGACGAGAATAACGACGTGCGTACGCTGGATGCGGTAATCGACAAAGATATGGCGTCGGGAATGTTGGCCACCAATATCAATGCCAACGAGCTATACATCCTCACCGACGTACCGTTTATCTACAAGGACTTTGGACAGGAAACGCAGCAAAAACTCGAATTTTTAAATTATTCCGACACCCTAAAACATCTTGAAAATGGTACATTTGCTGAAGGAACGATGGAGCCCAAAATAAAGGCCTGCCTCAACTTTATAAAAAACGGTGGCAGCAAGAGTATTATCACCGAAGCCACAAAACTGGCAGACAAGAGTTACGGTTCGAAAATTACAATGGAGTATGAAAAGAGAGAGTGTGAGAACTGA